In the genome of Patescibacteria group bacterium, one region contains:
- a CDS encoding decaprenyl-phosphate phosphoribosyltransferase — protein sequence MVKFFIGLVKTARPRQWLKNIAVFAAIIFTGQLFNPSLFKITVLTFFIFCAASSANYLFNDVLDASKDRKHPFKKNRPVASGVVPAGAALLAAGFLIVFSLLMANLINSAFFVVVFFFLILEFSYTLFFKQLAVIDILAITSAYILRVYGGEVATGFHISVWLFLTVLSLSLFLAIGKRRAELTLIQGYEGVFPKDTRTTLSHYSEKLLDTYIAMTAASTWITYTFFTFLERPPVLGWFWQSQWGRFSSPLPERKWLMLTIPFVLFGMMRYIQLIYEGKGESPERVLTSDIPLIATVLGWGLVVIAVIYGFGG from the coding sequence TTTTTACGGGACAACTTTTTAATCCCTCTCTTTTTAAAATTACGGTCTTAACTTTTTTTATTTTTTGTGCTGCCTCGTCGGCGAATTATTTATTTAATGATGTTTTAGACGCTTCAAAAGACAGAAAACATCCTTTCAAAAAAAATCGGCCGGTAGCCAGTGGGGTTGTCCCGGCCGGCGCCGCCCTTTTAGCGGCCGGCTTTTTAATTGTGTTTTCTTTGCTTATGGCCAACTTGATCAACTCTGCCTTTTTTGTCGTGGTCTTTTTCTTTTTGATTTTAGAGTTTTCCTACACTCTGTTTTTTAAACAACTCGCGGTGATCGACATTTTGGCCATCACGAGCGCCTATATTTTAAGAGTTTACGGTGGAGAAGTCGCCACGGGTTTCCATATTTCGGTCTGGCTTTTTTTAACCGTCTTGTCATTGTCTCTTTTCTTGGCGATTGGAAAAAGAAGAGCTGAGCTAACCCTGATCCAGGGCTATGAAGGTGTTTTCCCCAAAGACACCAGAACGACCTTGTCTCATTATTCCGAAAAACTTTTAGATACCTATATCGCCATGACCGCCGCTTCGACTTGGATCACTTATACTTTTTTTACCTTTTTGGAAAGACCTCCGGTTTTGGGTTGGTTTTGGCAAAGCCAATGGGGAAGGTTTTCTTCTCCCTTGCCGGAAAGAAAATGGCTCATGCTGACCATTCCCTTTGTCCTTTTCGGCATGATGCGTTATATCCAGTTGATCTATGAGGGGAAAGGCGAATCGCCGGAAAGAGTTTTAACCAGCGATATTCCTTTAATTGCCACGGTTTTAGGTTGGGGTCTTGTGGTTATTGCCGTTATCTACGGCTTCGGGGGTTAA